From the genome of Candidatus Glassbacteria bacterium, one region includes:
- a CDS encoding TonB-dependent receptor, producing the protein GFSISEEAAIYDAEDKISGAPLFNRPDFVNTVKLAYAHAALGLNVNFRIISTGAQYLSLDEQVNGYTVCNLHLSKAVADNFRLNGGINNLFNADSYFPQFQGTGTYFYMGISLDYR; encoded by the coding sequence CGGTTTCAGTATCTCCGAGGAAGCGGCAATCTACGATGCGGAAGATAAAATTTCCGGAGCACCCCTGTTCAACCGCCCGGATTTCGTCAACACGGTCAAGCTGGCCTATGCGCACGCCGCGCTGGGTCTGAACGTCAATTTCCGGATAATCTCCACCGGCGCGCAGTACCTCTCGCTCGATGAGCAAGTTAACGGCTACACGGTCTGCAACCTTCACCTCTCGAAAGCGGTCGCCGACAATTTCCGGCTCAACGGCGGGATCAACAACCTGTTCAACGCAGACAGCTATTTCCCGCAATTCCAGGGGACGGGCACGTATTTTTACATGGGAATTTCGCTGGATTACAGGTAA